The nucleotide window ATGACTTCCACTTTCCTCCCAACGGCCCCAATGTCCTTTAGGAACTCGAAGATGTTTCCCGCAAGCATGTTGTCCTTGAAGGGTCTAACCTCACCCCCCTTTACAACGTAGCCAAGCTCGATGGTGAGTGAGAAGTCCCCGCTGACAGGATTCGCCGTGTGCTCCCCGTAGACCTTCCTCACGACGATCGCCCTGTCGAGATCCTCAAGGTTCTCCCCCTTCCCCCTGACAACGACATTGCTAGTCCCTATCGAGGGAGCCGTCCTGAAGTCCCTCACGGCGTTTCCCGTGCTCTCCGCGTTCATGAGCCTTGCATACCTCTCGTCGTAGAGGAAACTCCTCAGGATTCCGCCTTCTATGAGCACGGTCCTCTGACCCGGATTGCCCTCGCCGTCAAAGGGATAGCTCGCCACGCCACCGGGCAGGGTCGCATCGTCGAGAAGGGTAAAGACCTCGGAGGCAACCTCGACATCCGTCTCCCTGAACCTGCTCCTCCCGTGGTAAACGGTGTTCGCATGGAGGTTCGGCAGGAGAACGTCGAGGATTGATGCAAGGGCGTGGGGCTCAAAGATTATCTCCCCCTCGTAGGAATCAAGCCTTCCCGCCTGATAGCTCAGCTCCAGCTCCCAGAGGGCCTTCTCTATGACCTCATCGAAGACCTCCTCTCCCGGAAGCTCCCTCAGGGCCTTGTACTCGCTCCCGGTTCCCGTCCTCCCGTCCTTTCTCACGGCATAGGCGTGAAGGGTAAATGCGGTCCCCTCCCACTCCAACTCAACTCCATTGGAGTTGACTATTCCATCCCTGCCGACGCCGTAGCCGAGACTCCCCGAAAAGGTGGCATCCTTCCCGGCCATCCCCTCGACGAAGGCTTCCGCCATCTCATGACCCTCCTCGAAGCCGAGCCGAGCTATCTGGGGGTCATAGAGCCCCTTGACCCTCGGCACTCCCTTCGGCGTCGGAAGGCCCACGAACTCTACTTCCCCGACCCTCGCCAGCTTCACCGTCCTCTTCACGAACTCCTCGAGCGTTTTCCTATCGTGTTCCAAGCCAGTTATGTAGGAAAAGCCCTGCTTTCCCCCGACTCCAACCCTCAGTCCTATGCCAGCCGAGAACTTCTGCTGAACCCTCTCAATTTTCCCCTTCTCAATTTTGAAGGACGTGCTCCTGCTCTCCTCCCAGTAAATCTCCCACTCGATGTTCTTGCCCTCAAGGATTTTGACGAGCTCCTCCACTGCATTTATCATCCTAATCCCCCCACGATTGCCCTTGTAAGCACGTGGGGCCCACCGTCATCCACGGACACCCACTGCCCCTTACCGCAGTAGCCCGGAAACTCTATCCTGAGGTCCTTTCCTATCGCCCTTATGTTCCTCAGCACGTCGAGTATCTTGCCAGAGAGGGCCACGTCTCTAACGTGAGCCTTTATCTCGCCGTTCTCAATTATGTAGCCCTCCTTAGCCCCAAAGGTGAAGGTGCCGTTGGCAGTATCAACCTGACCACCCTTGTCCCCTATCATATAAAGACCGCGCTTCACCTCGCTGACCATCTCCTCAAAGGACCAATCCCCCGGCTCCAAGTAGGTGTTGGACATCCTCACGAGGGGCTGGTGGGCATAGCTCTGAGCCCTCCCGTGTCCGTTGGGCTCAAGGCCAAGCAATGCTGCAGTTTCCCTGTCGTTGAGGTAGTTCACGAGGATACCATCCCTTATTATCTCCACCCGCCTCGCCCTGATTCCCTCGTCGTCGTAGACGTAGGAGCCAAACTTTCCGGGCAGGGTAGGGTCATCAACCACTCTCAATCCATCTACGGCTATCTTTTCGCCGAGCTTCCCTTCCAGGATACTCTCCCCGTTCTTCACGGAGTCGGCCTCAGCCGCATGACCGAGAGCCTCATGAATGAACACTCCGGTCAGCTCGGGATCCATTATGACATCGAACTCGCCCGAGGGCGGTGTCCTCGCCCTGAGGAGTTCAAGGGCCTTTTCCTTCACGAAGAAGGTCCAATGTGGGAAGTCAATACCTTCGACGAGCTCCCAACCCACCGTTCCGCCGAACGTCTTCCAGTATGCCTGCATGCCCCCGTTTCCCTTAGCCGTCACGGAGAAGCTCAGCCTTATTCTCGGGACGACGGTCTGTATCTCGCTCCCGACTGAGTTCAAATATATCTGCTCCTTTAGGCCATCCACATAGACGACCCGCCGAGCGCTTATACCCTTTCCCTTCAGGAGACCATCCACCTCCCTCACTAGGGCCACCTTGTCCCCTATCTCGATATCCGTGAAGGGCTCCCTTACGGGCATCTCAGCCCTATCCACAACTGGATCCCCGATGAATATCTTGGAGTCCCCCCCTGAAACTTTCGCTATCTTCATGGCGGTCTTTATTACCTCCTCGGCCTTCGAGAGGTCGCTGGAGGAGGAGAAGCCCCAAGCCCCCGCGAAGGCCCTAGCCCCTATGCCGACCTCTAAGTTGTCTTCAAGCGTTTCGAGGCTCCCGTTCTCCATCTCGATAAGGACGGCCCTCGTCCTCGCCACCCTTACCTCGAAGTATTCAATCCCATACCTCTCAGCCATCCTTTCGGCAAGCCTCAGAATTCTTTCGACGTCCATCCTCGACCCTACAAGAACTCATAGCCAACCTTTAAAAGTCTGGGGCCGAAGGCCAATTTAGGTGGTGGGCATGGAGAAGAAAACTGGAACCACTACCGTGGGAATAAGGGTTGACGAGGGTGTAGTCTTGGCGGCCGATACTCAGGCATCTCTCGACCACATGGTTGAAACGCTAAACATTAGGAAGATAATCCCAATCACCGACAGGATAGCGATAACGACTGCGGGAAGCGTGGGGGACGTCCAGATGCTCGCCCGCATCCTAGAAGTGGAAGCTCGATATTATCAATTCACGTGGGGCAGGCCCATGAGCACCAGGGCTATGGCCAACCTGCTCAGCAACATACTCAACGAAAACAAGTGGTTCCCCTACCTCGTCCAGATAGTCATCGGCGGTTACGTTGAAGAACCTGTAATAGCGAACCTCGATCCCCTCGGCGGCCTGATATTTGACGACTACACCGCCACCGGCTCAGGAAGCCCCTTCGCGATTGCTGTGCTGGAGGACGGCTACAGGAAGGATATGGGCATTGAAGAGGCCAAGGAGCTCGCCGTCAAGGCTGTGAAGGTAGCAGGAAAGAGGGACGTCTACACGGGAAGCAGAAAGGTTCAGGTTGTGACAATAACAAAGGAAGGGATGAGGGAGTATTGGTTCGAGGAGTAGCAGCCATACTTTTTTCCCTCCTTCTCCTCTTCTCAACTTCATCCGCCCTCTCGCCCACGGGTCAGGTTCTCAAAAACGTCCACTGGATCATGGAGCAGGTTCAAAGGATTCGGGGCCTGGATTTTAAGGAGAGACCTAAGGTCATTGTGATAACGAGGGAGGATGCCCTCCTTCTCTTCGCGCCCACAAGGGTAACGGAGGAGATCCGCCTAAGGGAAGAACTCTACAAGATGACGCTCCTGCTCCCCCCAGACGTGGAGCTCTTTAGGAAGGAGAGGGACAGGAAGGCAGGATGGATAGCGGCTACGGTCGGCGACAGAATATACGTAATACGAGAGAATTTCCTTTCCTCAGGCTCCATCGCCCTCAGGGCAACTGCCCACGAGCTCGTCCACGTGCTCCAGAGGGAATGGTTCGACGCGAAATACGTGGGAAATACCCTCGACGAGACCCTCGCCCTGAGGGCCCTCGTAGAAGGAGATGCCGACATCGTGGCAGATATCTTCTGCAGGGAGAACGGCCTAGAGATAGTCAAGATAACGAACATCAGCCGGGATAACTCTTATTGGAGCCTTAACGTCTTCCCCTACGTCTTCGGAGACCGCTTCGTAGCGTTCCTTTACGAGAGGGGCGGGTGGGCCCTCGTGAACTCGGCTTACGATAGGCCACCGATCTCGACAAAAGTTGTCATGTTCCCGGCCCTGTACCTTGAGGGGTGGGAGCCCGAGAACGTGACCCTTGAAGTTCGGGGGCGTGTATTGCTTAGAGAACGGCTTGGGGCTTACTATGTCTTCCTCCTAGCCTGGCGGGTTGAGAACTGGGGGAAGGCTATGGAGCTCGCCCGAACGTGGATGGGAGATGAAGCCGTACTGTATGAGAAAGAAGGAAGGCACGCCCTCGTCTGGAAGGTTCTCTTCTCGTCGGAGAAGAGGGCCAGGGAGTTCGCTTCCGTCCTAAAGGAGCTGGCTGAGGGTAAGGATTACGCACGGTTCTCTATCAGAGTTGAGGGAAGCTACGCGATTCTTGAGGCGGAGAAATGACATTCCTCTGAAGGGCGGGGGTTCCAACAAATTCATCTATTGAAAAGTAAATTTTATAAGTTTGTGTGGGGTGATTGTTGTTGGGAATAACTATGGTGAGTAGGGAATTTTTGTTGGTAGTTTGGTTATTGATTCTTTTTGGAGGAACTATTGTGGGGGCCTTGAACTACATGGTGAATAACGAGGACTCCGTAAGTAGAATATTCGGCTACGATGTGTACAAGATTGAAGGTTCGGGCAACTACGTTATCTACTACCCTCTGCCCAATGGGAGTGTTAAAGTACTGAAAATCGGAAAAGCTGGCGGATTCTTCCCAGTCTTCGTCAAAGTGCCCAGGCAGGAATGGATAAAGGAATTCTCAACTACTGAGAAAGCTCTCTACGCCCCACCAACTCCCCTAATCCTCTACATAACCAAAGACGGAAGGCTTGGAGTGAAAAGCGTAACCTCAAGCAGGATCAGGCTTGAAGGCGAATTTCTCGACTTGAAGGGAAGCTACAATGTTCAGGCAACGGGCTCTTGTCCAAATGGTTACATGGACTTTGGGGGAAGGTACTGCCTAGCCTCAAACTGGGATTTCTACTTTGAAAGCAGGGCAAAGGCAAAGACTTTTGACGAGTGGGTTTCAGTGATGGGGCTAAAAATAGAAAATCGAGTTGCAGAAGAGATTGATTTTGACTGGGATCTCCTACTCAGCAGGAGCACCTACAGCTACTGGACGATTGGAATTGACGTTGGGCCTTTTACAGTCCTCAGCGTATCTAAAGGACACAACTTCGAAGGATGGGCACTTGATGTAAGCTATCAATCATTGGGACCCTTAACAGTCAATTCAAACACCTGGGAGAGGTATCTGAACATTAGGGTTGAGTATATCGTGGTTCACGCCAAAGTTCCCGCATATGATAAGCTCACAAAGAAATACGTTGACATAGAAATAGTCCAAACATACCCCATCAAAATCCACAGCACCGGAAAGTACACGATATGGGAGTCTCCAACAAGGGGCATTTACTTCACAGAGTCGCGGGGGAATAATCCCCCAAGGATCACCACAATCCCCAACATCTGGAGCATTTCAAAAGAAGCGGAGTGGAGAAGGAAGTGGATAAGTGCTGGGAGTTGGAAAAGTGCCGTTTATGTTAGACAATCTCAAAGTGATGTCTTCTCATCGAGCTCCAGCCTGAGCATTCCAATAGGCTATGCCGCCGGAAAGTATCTTACTGGAGTAAGCCCGAGGCTTGGAAAACTGGCTAGCACACTCAGCCTGACGTTCGGATTTCACAAGTGCATGAATGCAGCTTCAATGGCAGAATACAGCGTTGACATCAAGCCAAGGAAGGGTTGCTATGCAATGTACAGTGTTTTGAGTGTAAGGGT belongs to Pyrococcus yayanosii CH1 and includes:
- a CDS encoding TldD/PmbA family protein, with protein sequence MINAVEELVKILEGKNIEWEIYWEESRSTSFKIEKGKIERVQQKFSAGIGLRVGVGGKQGFSYITGLEHDRKTLEEFVKRTVKLARVGEVEFVGLPTPKGVPRVKGLYDPQIARLGFEEGHEMAEAFVEGMAGKDATFSGSLGYGVGRDGIVNSNGVELEWEGTAFTLHAYAVRKDGRTGTGSEYKALRELPGEEVFDEVIEKALWELELSYQAGRLDSYEGEIIFEPHALASILDVLLPNLHANTVYHGRSRFRETDVEVASEVFTLLDDATLPGGVASYPFDGEGNPGQRTVLIEGGILRSFLYDERYARLMNAESTGNAVRDFRTAPSIGTSNVVVRGKGENLEDLDRAIVVRKVYGEHTANPVSGDFSLTIELGYVVKGGEVRPFKDNMLAGNIFEFLKDIGAVGRKVEVIGSFVSPRVLSRARIV
- a CDS encoding TldD/PmbA family protein yields the protein MDVERILRLAERMAERYGIEYFEVRVARTRAVLIEMENGSLETLEDNLEVGIGARAFAGAWGFSSSSDLSKAEEVIKTAMKIAKVSGGDSKIFIGDPVVDRAEMPVREPFTDIEIGDKVALVREVDGLLKGKGISARRVVYVDGLKEQIYLNSVGSEIQTVVPRIRLSFSVTAKGNGGMQAYWKTFGGTVGWELVEGIDFPHWTFFVKEKALELLRARTPPSGEFDVIMDPELTGVFIHEALGHAAEADSVKNGESILEGKLGEKIAVDGLRVVDDPTLPGKFGSYVYDDEGIRARRVEIIRDGILVNYLNDRETAALLGLEPNGHGRAQSYAHQPLVRMSNTYLEPGDWSFEEMVSEVKRGLYMIGDKGGQVDTANGTFTFGAKEGYIIENGEIKAHVRDVALSGKILDVLRNIRAIGKDLRIEFPGYCGKGQWVSVDDGGPHVLTRAIVGGLG
- the psmB gene encoding archaeal proteasome endopeptidase complex subunit beta; this encodes MEKKTGTTTVGIRVDEGVVLAADTQASLDHMVETLNIRKIIPITDRIAITTAGSVGDVQMLARILEVEARYYQFTWGRPMSTRAMANLLSNILNENKWFPYLVQIVIGGYVEEPVIANLDPLGGLIFDDYTATGSGSPFAIAVLEDGYRKDMGIEEAKELAVKAVKVAGKRDVYTGSRKVQVVTITKEGMREYWFEE